One segment of Solanum lycopersicum chromosome 1, SLM_r2.1 DNA contains the following:
- the LOC101268798 gene encoding uncharacterized protein At4g15545, whose amino-acid sequence MATEFRLPEEIVQVLPSDPFEQLDLARKITSIALSTRISALESEADALRRHLSERDDIINDLNSQLDSLDSSLADAADRLSRAEQEKESLVKENSMLSNTVRKLNRDVAKLEAFRKTLMRSLNEEEDSSAGAPGFAKNGQNQSDQDSSSPASIPPQRTQSTEVGYSHSEDAESETSRPRISPGLLLASQTSTPRLTPPGSPPSLSASVSPSRSPRPLSPRRHSISFSTVRGMYDDRSSAFSTSYNQHGSMSSLEAGSQTARARVDGKEFFRQVRSRLSYEQFGGFLANVKELNSHKQTKEETLRKAAEIFGEENKDLYTIFEGLISRNA is encoded by the exons atggcTACAGAATTCCGTCTTCCCGAGGAAATTGTGCAAGTACTGCCGTCAGATCCATTTGAACAGCTTGATTTAGCGCGTAAGATCACTTCCATTGCCTTATCCACGCGCATCTCCGCCTTGGAATCGGAAGCCGACGCCCTACGCCGCCACTTATCGGAGAGAGATGACATCATCAACGACCTTAACTCTCAGCTTGACTCACTTGACTCCTCCCTCGCCGACGCCGCCGATAGACTTTCCCGCGCTGAGCAAGAAAAG gagagtttggtgaaggagAATTCAATGCTGTCTAATACTGTGAGGAAACTTAATCGTGATGTTGCTAAG TTGGAAGCCTTCAGAAAGACGCTTATGAGATCGCTTAATGAGGAAGAAGACAGCTCG GCTGGAGCTCCAGGTTTTGCTAAAAATGGACAAAACCAATCAG ATCAAGATTCTTCCTCGCCAGCTTCAATACCTCCTCAACGGACCCAGTCAACAGAGGTTGGATATTCACATTCAGAGGATGCCGAATCAGAAA CTTCAAGGCCTCGAATATCACCAGGTTTGTTGTTAGCATCGCAGACTAGCACCCCACGTCTTACTCCTCCTGGCTCCCCTCCAAGTCTTTCAGCATCCGTGTCTCCTTCAAGGTCACCAAGACCGCTATCTCCAAGGAGGCATTCTATTTCATTCTCAACAGTAAGAGGCATGTATGATGACAGATCTTCAGCATTTTCTACATCCTACAACCAGCATGGCTCGATGTCAAGCCTTGAAGCAGGATCGCAAACTG CACGAGCTCGAGTGGATGGAAAAGAGTTCTTCCGACAAGTTAG GAGTCGGCTATCGTATGAGCAGTTTGGTGGTTTTCTAGCAAATGTTAAGGAACTGAACTCGCACAAGCAAACGAAAGAG GAAACTTTGCGGAAAGCAGCTGAAATTTTTGGTGAAGAAAACAAAGACCTTTATACCATCTTTGAAGGACTGATCTCTCGTAATGCCTAA
- the LOC101243824 gene encoding receptor-like cytosolic serine/threonine-protein kinase RBK2 translates to METILEHSVSPCENTCNNVDEEESDEELFKVGPKLLLCASSISLTAEEFRSLSMGEDHDMDEDSTREVIKEDKVCEESIREASENQTDQSETTTSKPSTSDSDGWQGFIKRLKKGPSIQLHTFHPTIPSLPSLPSIKMLSKRKSRSARRSMPMLPAPILDADLQQCFEANWKNFSHTELKQATNNFSSDNLIGEGGYSEVYKGLLKDGQPVAVKRLTRGSQEEMTSDYLSELGILVHVKHANVANVIGYGVEGGMHLVLPLSPHGSLANMLSDDRGKLTWQVRYNIAVGTAAGLAYLHEGCQRRIIHRDIKAANVLLTEDFEAQITDFGLAKWLPDKWTHLNVSQVEGTFGYLPPEFFMHGIVDEKTDVYAFGVLLLEIVSGRPALDEARNSVVMWAKPLLLNKKNSEIVDPSLGDAYDLEQLNQILMVASLCIQQFSTDRPSMNQVEQMLVAVDGILQSKKKFQRWPPLKRRCAVELDALLESP, encoded by the exons ATGGAAACTATCCTCGAACATTCGGTTTCTCCATG TGAGAATACCTGCAataatgttgatgaagaagaGTCCGATGAGGAGCTTTTCAAGGTTGGACCCAAGCTACTACTTTGTGCTTCCTCCATTTCACTCACCGCGGAAG AGTTTCGAAGTCTAAGTATGGGGGAAGATCATGATATGGATGAGGATTCTACTAGAGAAGTTATCAAAGAGGATAAAGTGTGTGAGGAGTCGATAAGAGAAGCTTCGGAGAATCAGACAGATCAGTCTGAAACAACTACTTCCAAGCCTAGCACTTCAGATTCAGATGGTTGGCAAGGATTCATTAAAAGACTAAAGAAAGGACCGTCTATACAGTTGCATACGTTCCATCCTACCATTCCTTCGCTACCTTCATTACCTTCCATAAAGAtgttatcaaaaagaaaaagtaggaGTGCACGACGTAGCATGCCAATGCTTCCCGCTCCTATTCTAGATGCTGATTTGCAACAGTGCTTTGAAGCTAACTGGAAGAATTTTTCCCACACAGAACTTAAGCAAGCTACCAACAACTTTAGCTCTG ATAACTTGATTGGTGAGGGAGGTTATTCTGAAGTATACAAGGGACTTCTCAAAGATGGCCAACCTGTGGCAGTGAAAAGGTTGACCAGAGGATCCCAAGAGGAAATGACGTCGGACTACTTATCTGAGCTAGGAATTTTAGTACATGTCAAACATGCAAATGTTGCCAATGTAATTGGCTACGGAGTCGAAGGGGGGATGCACCTTGTTCTTCCTTTGTCTCCTCATGGAAGCTTAGCCAATATGCTCAGTG ATGACAGGGGTAAATTGACTTGGCAAGTAAGGTATAATATTGCTGTTGGCACTGCAGCAGGTCTTGCATATCTTCACGAGGGCTGCCAGAGGCGTATTATCCACAGAGATATCAAGGCTGCTAATGTATTATTGACAGAAGATTTTGAGGCTCAG ATAACTGATTTTGGACTTGCAAAATGGCTCCCTGATAAGTGGACTCACCTCAATGTATCGCAGGTTGAAGGCACCTTTGG ATACCTCCCTCCTGAGTTTTTTATGCATGGCATTGTGGATGAAAAAACTGATGTGTATGCTTTTGGTGTGTTACTGTTGGAGATCGTTTCTGGACGTCCAGCTTTGGATGAAGCTCGTAATAGTGTTGTGATGTGG GCAAAACCATTGCTTCTCAACAAGAAAAATAGTGAGATAGTTGATCCATCACTCGGAGATGCATACGATTTAGAACAGCTTAATCAGATTCTTATGGTTGCCTCATTGTGCATACAGCAATTTTCAACAGATAGGCCTTCAATGAACCAG GTTGAACAAATGTTAGTGGCTGTTGATGGCATTCTACAGAGCAAGAAAAAGTTTCAAAGGTGGCCTCCCCTCAAGCGAAGATGCGCTGTAGAGTTGGATGCACTACTTGAGTCACCCTAA